Proteins encoded within one genomic window of Triticum aestivum cultivar Chinese Spring chromosome 2D, IWGSC CS RefSeq v2.1, whole genome shotgun sequence:
- the LOC123053045 gene encoding dnaJ protein ERDJ2, with translation MAAAEENSSLFLIFILTMIALPLVPYTITRLCHAATKKAKTIHCRCSGCHRSGKYRKSIYKKISNFSTWSNLTILLLWIVVIFLIYYIKLSSREVQVFEPYSILGLEPGASESEIKKSYRRLSIQYHPDKNPDPEAHTYFVESISKAYQALTDPISRENYEKYGHPDGRQGFQMGIALPKFLLNMDGASGGIMLLGIVGLCILFPLMIAVIYLSRSSKYTGNYVMHQTLSTYYYFMKPSLAPSKVMDVFIKAAEYMEMPVRRSDDEPLQKLFVAVRSELNLDLKNIRTEQAKFWKQHPSLVKMELLIQAHLTRESFALTPALVKDYRHMLELAPRLLEELVKIALLPRSPNGFGWLRPAIGVVELSQSIIQAVPLSARKAGGGNSEGIAPFLQLPHFTEATVKKIARKKIRAFQELCDMSEVERATLLTQVAGLSEEEARDVELVLEMIPTVEVDIKCETEGEEGIQEGDVVTMYAWVSLQRRSGLTAALPHAPFYPFHREENFWLLLADTASNEVWLSQKISFMDEATAITAASKAIQDTQEALGASPKEIGIAVREAVDRVKKGSRLVMGKFQAPSEGNHNLTSFCLCDAWIGCDSKTSFKLKVLKRSRAGTRTYVPEEGPVAEDGIEEEEEEEEEEYDDYESEYSEDEEEEKKGKGKVANGAAHQRASSDIDSGSDD, from the exons atggcggcggcggaggagaacaGCTCGCTCTTCCTGATATTCATCCTGACCATGATCGCGCTGCCCCTGGTGCCGTACACGATCACGCGGCTGTGCCACGCGGCgacgaagaaggccaagaccaTCCACTGCCGCTGCTCCGGGTGCCACCGCTCCGGAAAGTACCGGAAGTCGATCTACAAGAAG ATATCCAACTTCTCGACGTGGAGCAACCTTACCATTTTGCTTCTCTGGATCGTTGTGATCTTCCTGATTTACTACATCAAACTCAGCAGCCGCGAG GTCCAAGTTTTTGAGCCATACAGCATTCTTGGACTAGAACCAGGGGCATCAGAATCTGAAATCAAGAAGTCATACAGGAGACTCTCTATTCAGTACCATCCTGATAAAAATCCCGATCCTG AGGCCCATACGTACTTTGTTGAATCTATCTCCAAGGCGTATCAGGCGTTAACTGATCCTATATCTCGTGAAAATTATGAGAAGTATGGTCATCCAGATGGGCGCCAG GGGTTCCAAATGGGCATCGCTTTGCCCAAGTTCTTGCTGAATATGGATGGTGCATCTGGCGGGATAATGCTTCTAGGAATTGTGGGGCTTTGCATACTCTTCCCCTTGATGATAGCAGTTATTTATTTATCAAGGTCATCAAAGTATACTGGAAATTATGTCATGCATCAAACTCTGTCCACTTATTATTACTTTATGAAGCCATCTCTAGCTCCAAG CAAAGTCATGGATGTCTTCATCAAGGCTGCAGAGTATATGGAGATGCCAGTACGACGCAGTGATGATGAGCCCCTGCAGAAATTGTTTGTAGCAGTTAGAAGTGAGTTAAATCTAGATTTGAAGAATATTAGAACTGAGCAAGCCAAGTTCTGGAAGCAGCATCCATCACTTGTAAAG ATGGAACTCTTGATTCAGGCTCATCTTACTCGAGAGTCATTTGCTTTGACACCAGCGCTAGTAAAAGATTACAGGCACATGCTTGAACTTGCGCCTCGTCTTTTGGAAGAACTAGTTAAG ATTGCACTTCTACCGAGGAGTCCCAACGGTTTTGGATGGCTCAGGCCTGCAATTGGTGTAGTTGAGCTGTCTCAAAGTATAATTCAG GCTGTCCCTCTCAGTGCTCGAAAAGCTGGTGGAGGTAATTCAGAAGGAATAGCACCTTTCTTGCAGCTGCCACATTTTACTGAAGCAACTGTCAAAAAAATTGCCCGCAAG AAAATCAGGGCATTCCAAGAACTTTGCGATATGTCTGAGGTGGAACGTGCCACACTGCTGACACAGGTAGCTGGACTTTCAGAAGAAGAAGCTCGGGATGTAGAGCTTGTACTGGAGATGATTCCTACTGTTGAGGTGGATATTAAATGTGAAACTGAAGGAGAAGAgggcatacaagagggtgatgttGTGACAATGTATGCTTGGGTCTCACTTCAGCGTCGCAGCGGACTAACTGCTGCCCTTCCCCATGCTCCTTTCTATCCGTTCCACAGGGAAGAGAACTTCTGGCTGCTTCTAGCGGACACCGCGTCAAACGAAGTTTGGTTATCCCAGAAAATCAGCTTCATGGATGAGGCTACCGCCATAACTGCAGCGTCAAAAGCTATACAAGATACCCAGGAAGCATTGGGAGCAAGCCCAAAGGAAATAGGAATTGCAGTTAGGGAGGCGGTTGACAGAGTGAAGAAAGGCAGTAGGTTGGTGATGGGCAAGTTCCAAGCCCCATCAGAGGGCAATCACAACCTGACGTCCTTCTGCTTGTGCGACGCATGGATAGGCTGTGACAGCAAGACTAGCTTTAAGCTGAAGGTTCTGAAGCGCAGCCGCGCGGGAACAAGAACCTATGTGCCTGAAGAAGGGCCAGTGGCAGAGGATGGcattgaggaggaagaggaggaggaagaagaggagtacGACGATTACGAGAGCGAGTACagtgaggacgaggaagaagaaaagaagggAAAAGGTAAGGTTGCAAACGGAGCAGCACATCAAAGGGCAAGCTCTGATATAGATTCAGGCAGCGATGATTGA